The proteins below are encoded in one region of Chelmon rostratus isolate fCheRos1 chromosome 21, fCheRos1.pri, whole genome shotgun sequence:
- the atp6v0a1b gene encoding V-type proton ATPase 116 kDa subunit a isoform X3 gives MGELFRSEEMTLAQLFLQSEAAYCCVSELGELGMVQFRDLNPDVNVFQRKFVNEVRRCEEMDRKLRFVEKEIKKASIPTVDTGENPEVPFPRDMIDLEATFEKLENELKEINTNQEALKKNFLELTELKHILRRTQQFFDEMEDPNLLEESSALMEGSEGGRGAPLRLGFVAGVISRERIPTFERMLWRVCRGNVFLRKAEIEDPLEDPTTGDQVHKSVFIIFFQGDQLKNRVKKICEGFRASLYPCPETPQERKEMLAGVNSRIDDLQMVLNQTEDHRQRVLQAASKTMRVWFIKVRKMKAIYHTLNLCNIDVTQKCLIAEVWCPVSDLDSIQFALRRGTERSGSTVPSILNRMQTKQTPPTFNKTNKFTSGFQNIVDAYGIGNYREINPAPYTIITFPFLFAVMFGDMGHGVLMTCAALYLVIRESRLLSQKSDNEMFNMVFAGRYIILLMGIFSIYTGVIYNDCFSKSLNMFGSGWSVRPMFGQKGANWSFETLDGNAVLQLDPAVPGVFNGPYPLGIDPIWNVATNKLTFLNSFKMKMSVILGVIHMLFGVSLSLFNHLYFKKPLNIFLGFIPEIVFMSSLFGYLVLLVFYKWTAYDAYTSKDAPSLLIHFINMCLFNYNDPTNKPLYAGQMGIQVLLVLIALACVPCMLIVKTMVLRRQHLWRKHLGTQKFGGVRVGNGPTEDEAGIMDHDQLSQHSEEGDEHSEEEPFDFGDVAVHQAIHTIEYCLGCISNTASYLRLWALSLAHAQLSEVLWSMVMHLGLSSRSGGGFFGLSIIFSAFATLTVAILLIMEGLSAFLHALRLHWVEFQNKFYSGQGFKFVPFSFESILEGRFDE, from the exons ATGGGGGAGCTGTTCAGGAGCGAGGAGATGACCCTGGCCCAGCTCTTTCTCCAGTCAGAGGCAGCCTACTGCTGCGTCAGCGAGCTGGGAGAACTAGGCATGGTCCAGTTTAGAGAC CTGAATCCGGACGTCAACGTTTTCCAGCGCAAGTTTGTGAATGAAGTGAGGAGATGTGAGGAGATGGACAGGAAACTAA GGTTTGTGGAGAAGGAGATTAAGAAAGCGAGCATCCCAACTGTGGACACTGGAGAAAATCCAGAGGTGCCTTTTCCCAGGGACATGATTGATCTAGAG GCCACCTTTGAGAAGCTGGAGAACGAACTGAAGGAGATCAACACCAACCAGGAAGCGCTGAAGAAGAACTTTCTAGAGCTGACAGAGCTCAAACACATACTCCGTCGAACGCAGCAGTTCTTTGATGAG ATGGAGGATCCCAACCTGCTGGAGGAGTCATCAGCCCTGATGGAGGGCAGTGAAGGGGGCCGCGGGGCCCCGCTCAGACTGGG gTTCGTGGCTGGAGTGATCAGCAGGGAGAGGATTCCAACCTTTGAGAGGATGCTGTGGAGGGTGTGTCGCGGTAACGTCTTCTTAAGGAAAGCAGAGATCGAGGACCCTCTGGAGGACCCCACCACG GGAGACCAAGTCCACAAATCAGTGTTCATTATCTTCTTTCAAGGTGACCAGCTGAAGAACAGGGTGAAGAAGATCTGTGAGGG GTTCCGTGCCTCACTTTACCCATGTCCAGAGACCCcacaggagaggaaggagatgcTCGCTGGAGTCAACAGCCGCATCGATGACCTCCAGATG GTGTTGAACCAAACTGAGGACCACCGTCAGCGAGTGCTGCAGGCTGCCTCCAAGACCATGCGGGTGTGGTTCATCAaggtgaggaagatgaaggcCATCTACCACACGCTCAATCTTTGCAACATCGACGTCACCCAGAAGTGTCTGATTGCTGAGGTGTGGTGCCCCGTCTCCGACTTGGATTCCATCCAGTTCGCTTTGCGCAGAGGGACG GAGAGGAGCGGCTCGACAGTGCCGTCCATCCTCAACAGGATGCAGACCAAGCAAACTCCACCGACCTTCAACAAGACCAACAAGTTCACATCAGGCTTCCAGAACATCGTTGACGCCTATGGTATTGGGAACTACCGGGAAATCAACCCAG CTCCGTACACCATCATTACGTTCCCCTTCCTGTTTGCGGTGATGTTTGGTGACATGGGTCACGGCGTGCTGATGACCTGCGCTGCCCTCTACCTAGTCATCCGAGAGAGTCGCCTCCTCTCCCAGAAGAGTGACAACGAG ATGTTCAACATGGTGTTTGCTGGTCGGTACATCATTCTGCTGATGGGGATCTTCTCCATCTACACCGGCGTCATTTACAACGACTGCTTCTCCAAGTCACTCAACATGTTCGGCTCTGGATGGAGCGTCAGGCCCATGTTTGGCCAGAAAGGAGCCAACTGGTC GTTTGAGACGCTGGATGGAAATGCAGTTCTACAGTTAGACCCTGCAGTTCCTGGTGTATTCAACGGGCCTTATCCACTCGGAATTGACCCG ATCTGGAACGTTGCCACCAACAAGCTGACCTTCCTAAACTCATTCAAGATGAAGATGTCTGTGATCCTGGGCGTCATCCACATGCTGTTTGGagtgtctctcagtctgttcaACCACCT GTACTTCAAGAAGCCACTGAACATCTTCCTGGGCTTCATCCCGGAGATCGTCTTCATGTCGAGCCTGTTTGGCTACCTCGTCCTGTTGGTCTTCTACAAGTGGACGGCCTACGACGCCTACACCTCCAAGGACGCTCCCAGCCTTCTCATCCACTTCATCAACATGTGTCTGTTCAACTACAATGACCCCACGAACAAGCCCCTCTACGCGGGACAG ATGGGGATCCAGGTTTTGTTGGTGCTGATTGCCCTTGCATGTGTACCCTGTATGCTGATTGTGAAAACTATGGTGCTTCGGCGTCAGCACCTGTGGAGAAAGCACCTG GGCACGCAGAAGTTCGGAGGGGTGCGGGTGGGCAACGGGCCCACGGAGGACGAGGCTGGCATCATGGACCACGACCAGCTCTCCCAGCActcagaggaaggagatgag CACTCAGAGGAAGAGCCG TTTGACTTTGGTGACGTAGCTGTCCACCAGGCCATCCACACCATAGAGTACTGTCTGGGATGCATCTCCAACACAGCTTCCTATCTGCGCCTCTGGGCCCTCAGCCTGGCTCATGCAC AGCTGTCAGAGGTGCTGTGGTCCATGGTGATGCACCTGGGTCTGTCCTCCCGGAGTGGCGGCGGGTTCTTCGGCCTGTCCATCATCTTCTCTGCCTTTGCCACCCTCACTGTTGCCATCCTGCTCATCATGGAGGGGCTGTCAGCCTTCCTGCATGCCCTGCGTCTGCACtg
- the atp6v0a1b gene encoding V-type proton ATPase 116 kDa subunit a isoform X4, with protein sequence MGELFRSEEMTLAQLFLQSEAAYCCVSELGELGMVQFRDLNPDVNVFQRKFVNEVRRCEEMDRKLRFVEKEIKKASIPTVDTGENPEVPFPRDMIDLEATFEKLENELKEINTNQEALKKNFLELTELKHILRRTQQFFDEMEDPNLLEESSALMEGSEGGRGAPLRLGFVAGVISRERIPTFERMLWRVCRGNVFLRKAEIEDPLEDPTTGDQVHKSVFIIFFQGDQLKNRVKKICEGFRASLYPCPETPQERKEMLAGVNSRIDDLQMVLNQTEDHRQRVLQAASKTMRVWFIKVRKMKAIYHTLNLCNIDVTQKCLIAEVWCPVSDLDSIQFALRRGTERSGSTVPSILNRMQTKQTPPTFNKTNKFTSGFQNIVDAYGIGNYREINPAPYTIITFPFLFAVMFGDMGHGVLMTCAALYLVIRESRLLSQKSDNEMFNMVFAGRYIILLMGIFSIYTGVIYNDCFSKSLNMFGSGWSVRPMFGQKGANWSFETLDGNAVLQLDPAVPGVFNGPYPLGIDPIWNVATNKLTFLNSFKMKMSVILGVIHMLFGVSLSLFNHLYFKKPLNIFLGFIPEIVFMSSLFGYLVLLVFYKWTAYDAYTSKDAPSLLIHFINMCLFNYNDPTNKPLYAGQMGIQVLLVLIALACVPCMLIVKTMVLRRQHLWRKHLGTQKFGGVRVGNGPTEDEAGIMDHDQLSQHSEEGDEFDFGDVAVHQAIHTIEYCLGCISNTASYLRLWALSLAHAQLSEVLWSMVMHLGLSSRSGGGFFGLSIIFSAFATLTVAILLIMEGLSAFLHALRLHWVEFQNKFYSGQGFKFVPFSFESILEGRFDE encoded by the exons ATGGGGGAGCTGTTCAGGAGCGAGGAGATGACCCTGGCCCAGCTCTTTCTCCAGTCAGAGGCAGCCTACTGCTGCGTCAGCGAGCTGGGAGAACTAGGCATGGTCCAGTTTAGAGAC CTGAATCCGGACGTCAACGTTTTCCAGCGCAAGTTTGTGAATGAAGTGAGGAGATGTGAGGAGATGGACAGGAAACTAA GGTTTGTGGAGAAGGAGATTAAGAAAGCGAGCATCCCAACTGTGGACACTGGAGAAAATCCAGAGGTGCCTTTTCCCAGGGACATGATTGATCTAGAG GCCACCTTTGAGAAGCTGGAGAACGAACTGAAGGAGATCAACACCAACCAGGAAGCGCTGAAGAAGAACTTTCTAGAGCTGACAGAGCTCAAACACATACTCCGTCGAACGCAGCAGTTCTTTGATGAG ATGGAGGATCCCAACCTGCTGGAGGAGTCATCAGCCCTGATGGAGGGCAGTGAAGGGGGCCGCGGGGCCCCGCTCAGACTGGG gTTCGTGGCTGGAGTGATCAGCAGGGAGAGGATTCCAACCTTTGAGAGGATGCTGTGGAGGGTGTGTCGCGGTAACGTCTTCTTAAGGAAAGCAGAGATCGAGGACCCTCTGGAGGACCCCACCACG GGAGACCAAGTCCACAAATCAGTGTTCATTATCTTCTTTCAAGGTGACCAGCTGAAGAACAGGGTGAAGAAGATCTGTGAGGG GTTCCGTGCCTCACTTTACCCATGTCCAGAGACCCcacaggagaggaaggagatgcTCGCTGGAGTCAACAGCCGCATCGATGACCTCCAGATG GTGTTGAACCAAACTGAGGACCACCGTCAGCGAGTGCTGCAGGCTGCCTCCAAGACCATGCGGGTGTGGTTCATCAaggtgaggaagatgaaggcCATCTACCACACGCTCAATCTTTGCAACATCGACGTCACCCAGAAGTGTCTGATTGCTGAGGTGTGGTGCCCCGTCTCCGACTTGGATTCCATCCAGTTCGCTTTGCGCAGAGGGACG GAGAGGAGCGGCTCGACAGTGCCGTCCATCCTCAACAGGATGCAGACCAAGCAAACTCCACCGACCTTCAACAAGACCAACAAGTTCACATCAGGCTTCCAGAACATCGTTGACGCCTATGGTATTGGGAACTACCGGGAAATCAACCCAG CTCCGTACACCATCATTACGTTCCCCTTCCTGTTTGCGGTGATGTTTGGTGACATGGGTCACGGCGTGCTGATGACCTGCGCTGCCCTCTACCTAGTCATCCGAGAGAGTCGCCTCCTCTCCCAGAAGAGTGACAACGAG ATGTTCAACATGGTGTTTGCTGGTCGGTACATCATTCTGCTGATGGGGATCTTCTCCATCTACACCGGCGTCATTTACAACGACTGCTTCTCCAAGTCACTCAACATGTTCGGCTCTGGATGGAGCGTCAGGCCCATGTTTGGCCAGAAAGGAGCCAACTGGTC GTTTGAGACGCTGGATGGAAATGCAGTTCTACAGTTAGACCCTGCAGTTCCTGGTGTATTCAACGGGCCTTATCCACTCGGAATTGACCCG ATCTGGAACGTTGCCACCAACAAGCTGACCTTCCTAAACTCATTCAAGATGAAGATGTCTGTGATCCTGGGCGTCATCCACATGCTGTTTGGagtgtctctcagtctgttcaACCACCT GTACTTCAAGAAGCCACTGAACATCTTCCTGGGCTTCATCCCGGAGATCGTCTTCATGTCGAGCCTGTTTGGCTACCTCGTCCTGTTGGTCTTCTACAAGTGGACGGCCTACGACGCCTACACCTCCAAGGACGCTCCCAGCCTTCTCATCCACTTCATCAACATGTGTCTGTTCAACTACAATGACCCCACGAACAAGCCCCTCTACGCGGGACAG ATGGGGATCCAGGTTTTGTTGGTGCTGATTGCCCTTGCATGTGTACCCTGTATGCTGATTGTGAAAACTATGGTGCTTCGGCGTCAGCACCTGTGGAGAAAGCACCTG GGCACGCAGAAGTTCGGAGGGGTGCGGGTGGGCAACGGGCCCACGGAGGACGAGGCTGGCATCATGGACCACGACCAGCTCTCCCAGCActcagaggaaggagatgag TTTGACTTTGGTGACGTAGCTGTCCACCAGGCCATCCACACCATAGAGTACTGTCTGGGATGCATCTCCAACACAGCTTCCTATCTGCGCCTCTGGGCCCTCAGCCTGGCTCATGCAC AGCTGTCAGAGGTGCTGTGGTCCATGGTGATGCACCTGGGTCTGTCCTCCCGGAGTGGCGGCGGGTTCTTCGGCCTGTCCATCATCTTCTCTGCCTTTGCCACCCTCACTGTTGCCATCCTGCTCATCATGGAGGGGCTGTCAGCCTTCCTGCATGCCCTGCGTCTGCACtg
- the atp6v0a1b gene encoding V-type proton ATPase 116 kDa subunit a isoform X2, protein MGELFRSEEMTLAQLFLQSEAAYCCVSELGELGMVQFRDLNPDVNVFQRKFVNEVRRCEEMDRKLRFVEKEIKKASIPTVDTGENPEVPFPRDMIDLEATFEKLENELKEINTNQEALKKNFLELTELKHILRRTQQFFDEMEDPNLLEESSALMEGSEGGRGAPLRLGFVAGVISRERIPTFERMLWRVCRGNVFLRKAEIEDPLEDPTTGDQVHKSVFIIFFQGDQLKNRVKKICEGFRASLYPCPETPQERKEMLAGVNSRIDDLQMVLNQTEDHRQRVLQAASKTMRVWFIKVRKMKAIYHTLNLCNIDVTQKCLIAEVWCPVSDLDSIQFALRRGTERSGSTVPSILNRMQTKQTPPTFNKTNKFTSGFQNIVDAYGIGNYREINPAPYTIITFPFLFAVMFGDMGHGVLMTCAALYLVIRESRLLSQKSDNEMFNMVFAGRYIILLMGIFSIYTGVIYNDCFSKSLNMFGSGWSVRPMFGQKGANWSFETLDGNAVLQLDPAVPGVFNGPYPLGIDPIWNVATNKLTFLNSFKMKMSVILGVIHMLFGVSLSLFNHLYFKKPLNIFLGFIPEIVFMSSLFGYLVLLVFYKWTAYDAYTSKDAPSLLIHFINMCLFNYNDPTNKPLYAGQMGIQVLLVLIALACVPCMLIVKTMVLRRQHLWRKHLSQKREETPAENLKQSLEQTGVSSSCTGLTQQGTQKFGGVRVGNGPTEDEAGIMDHDQLSQHSEEGDEFDFGDVAVHQAIHTIEYCLGCISNTASYLRLWALSLAHAQLSEVLWSMVMHLGLSSRSGGGFFGLSIIFSAFATLTVAILLIMEGLSAFLHALRLHWVEFQNKFYSGQGFKFVPFSFESILEGRFDE, encoded by the exons ATGGGGGAGCTGTTCAGGAGCGAGGAGATGACCCTGGCCCAGCTCTTTCTCCAGTCAGAGGCAGCCTACTGCTGCGTCAGCGAGCTGGGAGAACTAGGCATGGTCCAGTTTAGAGAC CTGAATCCGGACGTCAACGTTTTCCAGCGCAAGTTTGTGAATGAAGTGAGGAGATGTGAGGAGATGGACAGGAAACTAA GGTTTGTGGAGAAGGAGATTAAGAAAGCGAGCATCCCAACTGTGGACACTGGAGAAAATCCAGAGGTGCCTTTTCCCAGGGACATGATTGATCTAGAG GCCACCTTTGAGAAGCTGGAGAACGAACTGAAGGAGATCAACACCAACCAGGAAGCGCTGAAGAAGAACTTTCTAGAGCTGACAGAGCTCAAACACATACTCCGTCGAACGCAGCAGTTCTTTGATGAG ATGGAGGATCCCAACCTGCTGGAGGAGTCATCAGCCCTGATGGAGGGCAGTGAAGGGGGCCGCGGGGCCCCGCTCAGACTGGG gTTCGTGGCTGGAGTGATCAGCAGGGAGAGGATTCCAACCTTTGAGAGGATGCTGTGGAGGGTGTGTCGCGGTAACGTCTTCTTAAGGAAAGCAGAGATCGAGGACCCTCTGGAGGACCCCACCACG GGAGACCAAGTCCACAAATCAGTGTTCATTATCTTCTTTCAAGGTGACCAGCTGAAGAACAGGGTGAAGAAGATCTGTGAGGG GTTCCGTGCCTCACTTTACCCATGTCCAGAGACCCcacaggagaggaaggagatgcTCGCTGGAGTCAACAGCCGCATCGATGACCTCCAGATG GTGTTGAACCAAACTGAGGACCACCGTCAGCGAGTGCTGCAGGCTGCCTCCAAGACCATGCGGGTGTGGTTCATCAaggtgaggaagatgaaggcCATCTACCACACGCTCAATCTTTGCAACATCGACGTCACCCAGAAGTGTCTGATTGCTGAGGTGTGGTGCCCCGTCTCCGACTTGGATTCCATCCAGTTCGCTTTGCGCAGAGGGACG GAGAGGAGCGGCTCGACAGTGCCGTCCATCCTCAACAGGATGCAGACCAAGCAAACTCCACCGACCTTCAACAAGACCAACAAGTTCACATCAGGCTTCCAGAACATCGTTGACGCCTATGGTATTGGGAACTACCGGGAAATCAACCCAG CTCCGTACACCATCATTACGTTCCCCTTCCTGTTTGCGGTGATGTTTGGTGACATGGGTCACGGCGTGCTGATGACCTGCGCTGCCCTCTACCTAGTCATCCGAGAGAGTCGCCTCCTCTCCCAGAAGAGTGACAACGAG ATGTTCAACATGGTGTTTGCTGGTCGGTACATCATTCTGCTGATGGGGATCTTCTCCATCTACACCGGCGTCATTTACAACGACTGCTTCTCCAAGTCACTCAACATGTTCGGCTCTGGATGGAGCGTCAGGCCCATGTTTGGCCAGAAAGGAGCCAACTGGTC GTTTGAGACGCTGGATGGAAATGCAGTTCTACAGTTAGACCCTGCAGTTCCTGGTGTATTCAACGGGCCTTATCCACTCGGAATTGACCCG ATCTGGAACGTTGCCACCAACAAGCTGACCTTCCTAAACTCATTCAAGATGAAGATGTCTGTGATCCTGGGCGTCATCCACATGCTGTTTGGagtgtctctcagtctgttcaACCACCT GTACTTCAAGAAGCCACTGAACATCTTCCTGGGCTTCATCCCGGAGATCGTCTTCATGTCGAGCCTGTTTGGCTACCTCGTCCTGTTGGTCTTCTACAAGTGGACGGCCTACGACGCCTACACCTCCAAGGACGCTCCCAGCCTTCTCATCCACTTCATCAACATGTGTCTGTTCAACTACAATGACCCCACGAACAAGCCCCTCTACGCGGGACAG ATGGGGATCCAGGTTTTGTTGGTGCTGATTGCCCTTGCATGTGTACCCTGTATGCTGATTGTGAAAACTATGGTGCTTCGGCGTCAGCACCTGTGGAGAAAGCACCTG TCCCAGAAGAGGGAAGAAACCCCTGCAGAGAATCTAAAGCAGTCTTTAGAGCAAACAGGCGTGTCCTCATCATGCACCGGACTCACCCAACAGGGCACGCAGAAGTTCGGAGGGGTGCGGGTGGGCAACGGGCCCACGGAGGACGAGGCTGGCATCATGGACCACGACCAGCTCTCCCAGCActcagaggaaggagatgag TTTGACTTTGGTGACGTAGCTGTCCACCAGGCCATCCACACCATAGAGTACTGTCTGGGATGCATCTCCAACACAGCTTCCTATCTGCGCCTCTGGGCCCTCAGCCTGGCTCATGCAC AGCTGTCAGAGGTGCTGTGGTCCATGGTGATGCACCTGGGTCTGTCCTCCCGGAGTGGCGGCGGGTTCTTCGGCCTGTCCATCATCTTCTCTGCCTTTGCCACCCTCACTGTTGCCATCCTGCTCATCATGGAGGGGCTGTCAGCCTTCCTGCATGCCCTGCGTCTGCACtg
- the atp6v0a1b gene encoding V-type proton ATPase 116 kDa subunit a isoform X1 — translation MGELFRSEEMTLAQLFLQSEAAYCCVSELGELGMVQFRDLNPDVNVFQRKFVNEVRRCEEMDRKLRFVEKEIKKASIPTVDTGENPEVPFPRDMIDLEATFEKLENELKEINTNQEALKKNFLELTELKHILRRTQQFFDEMEDPNLLEESSALMEGSEGGRGAPLRLGFVAGVISRERIPTFERMLWRVCRGNVFLRKAEIEDPLEDPTTGDQVHKSVFIIFFQGDQLKNRVKKICEGFRASLYPCPETPQERKEMLAGVNSRIDDLQMVLNQTEDHRQRVLQAASKTMRVWFIKVRKMKAIYHTLNLCNIDVTQKCLIAEVWCPVSDLDSIQFALRRGTERSGSTVPSILNRMQTKQTPPTFNKTNKFTSGFQNIVDAYGIGNYREINPAPYTIITFPFLFAVMFGDMGHGVLMTCAALYLVIRESRLLSQKSDNEMFNMVFAGRYIILLMGIFSIYTGVIYNDCFSKSLNMFGSGWSVRPMFGQKGANWSFETLDGNAVLQLDPAVPGVFNGPYPLGIDPIWNVATNKLTFLNSFKMKMSVILGVIHMLFGVSLSLFNHLYFKKPLNIFLGFIPEIVFMSSLFGYLVLLVFYKWTAYDAYTSKDAPSLLIHFINMCLFNYNDPTNKPLYAGQMGIQVLLVLIALACVPCMLIVKTMVLRRQHLWRKHLSQKREETPAENLKQSLEQTGVSSSCTGLTQQGTQKFGGVRVGNGPTEDEAGIMDHDQLSQHSEEGDEHSEEEPFDFGDVAVHQAIHTIEYCLGCISNTASYLRLWALSLAHAQLSEVLWSMVMHLGLSSRSGGGFFGLSIIFSAFATLTVAILLIMEGLSAFLHALRLHWVEFQNKFYSGQGFKFVPFSFESILEGRFDE, via the exons ATGGGGGAGCTGTTCAGGAGCGAGGAGATGACCCTGGCCCAGCTCTTTCTCCAGTCAGAGGCAGCCTACTGCTGCGTCAGCGAGCTGGGAGAACTAGGCATGGTCCAGTTTAGAGAC CTGAATCCGGACGTCAACGTTTTCCAGCGCAAGTTTGTGAATGAAGTGAGGAGATGTGAGGAGATGGACAGGAAACTAA GGTTTGTGGAGAAGGAGATTAAGAAAGCGAGCATCCCAACTGTGGACACTGGAGAAAATCCAGAGGTGCCTTTTCCCAGGGACATGATTGATCTAGAG GCCACCTTTGAGAAGCTGGAGAACGAACTGAAGGAGATCAACACCAACCAGGAAGCGCTGAAGAAGAACTTTCTAGAGCTGACAGAGCTCAAACACATACTCCGTCGAACGCAGCAGTTCTTTGATGAG ATGGAGGATCCCAACCTGCTGGAGGAGTCATCAGCCCTGATGGAGGGCAGTGAAGGGGGCCGCGGGGCCCCGCTCAGACTGGG gTTCGTGGCTGGAGTGATCAGCAGGGAGAGGATTCCAACCTTTGAGAGGATGCTGTGGAGGGTGTGTCGCGGTAACGTCTTCTTAAGGAAAGCAGAGATCGAGGACCCTCTGGAGGACCCCACCACG GGAGACCAAGTCCACAAATCAGTGTTCATTATCTTCTTTCAAGGTGACCAGCTGAAGAACAGGGTGAAGAAGATCTGTGAGGG GTTCCGTGCCTCACTTTACCCATGTCCAGAGACCCcacaggagaggaaggagatgcTCGCTGGAGTCAACAGCCGCATCGATGACCTCCAGATG GTGTTGAACCAAACTGAGGACCACCGTCAGCGAGTGCTGCAGGCTGCCTCCAAGACCATGCGGGTGTGGTTCATCAaggtgaggaagatgaaggcCATCTACCACACGCTCAATCTTTGCAACATCGACGTCACCCAGAAGTGTCTGATTGCTGAGGTGTGGTGCCCCGTCTCCGACTTGGATTCCATCCAGTTCGCTTTGCGCAGAGGGACG GAGAGGAGCGGCTCGACAGTGCCGTCCATCCTCAACAGGATGCAGACCAAGCAAACTCCACCGACCTTCAACAAGACCAACAAGTTCACATCAGGCTTCCAGAACATCGTTGACGCCTATGGTATTGGGAACTACCGGGAAATCAACCCAG CTCCGTACACCATCATTACGTTCCCCTTCCTGTTTGCGGTGATGTTTGGTGACATGGGTCACGGCGTGCTGATGACCTGCGCTGCCCTCTACCTAGTCATCCGAGAGAGTCGCCTCCTCTCCCAGAAGAGTGACAACGAG ATGTTCAACATGGTGTTTGCTGGTCGGTACATCATTCTGCTGATGGGGATCTTCTCCATCTACACCGGCGTCATTTACAACGACTGCTTCTCCAAGTCACTCAACATGTTCGGCTCTGGATGGAGCGTCAGGCCCATGTTTGGCCAGAAAGGAGCCAACTGGTC GTTTGAGACGCTGGATGGAAATGCAGTTCTACAGTTAGACCCTGCAGTTCCTGGTGTATTCAACGGGCCTTATCCACTCGGAATTGACCCG ATCTGGAACGTTGCCACCAACAAGCTGACCTTCCTAAACTCATTCAAGATGAAGATGTCTGTGATCCTGGGCGTCATCCACATGCTGTTTGGagtgtctctcagtctgttcaACCACCT GTACTTCAAGAAGCCACTGAACATCTTCCTGGGCTTCATCCCGGAGATCGTCTTCATGTCGAGCCTGTTTGGCTACCTCGTCCTGTTGGTCTTCTACAAGTGGACGGCCTACGACGCCTACACCTCCAAGGACGCTCCCAGCCTTCTCATCCACTTCATCAACATGTGTCTGTTCAACTACAATGACCCCACGAACAAGCCCCTCTACGCGGGACAG ATGGGGATCCAGGTTTTGTTGGTGCTGATTGCCCTTGCATGTGTACCCTGTATGCTGATTGTGAAAACTATGGTGCTTCGGCGTCAGCACCTGTGGAGAAAGCACCTG TCCCAGAAGAGGGAAGAAACCCCTGCAGAGAATCTAAAGCAGTCTTTAGAGCAAACAGGCGTGTCCTCATCATGCACCGGACTCACCCAACAGGGCACGCAGAAGTTCGGAGGGGTGCGGGTGGGCAACGGGCCCACGGAGGACGAGGCTGGCATCATGGACCACGACCAGCTCTCCCAGCActcagaggaaggagatgag CACTCAGAGGAAGAGCCG TTTGACTTTGGTGACGTAGCTGTCCACCAGGCCATCCACACCATAGAGTACTGTCTGGGATGCATCTCCAACACAGCTTCCTATCTGCGCCTCTGGGCCCTCAGCCTGGCTCATGCAC AGCTGTCAGAGGTGCTGTGGTCCATGGTGATGCACCTGGGTCTGTCCTCCCGGAGTGGCGGCGGGTTCTTCGGCCTGTCCATCATCTTCTCTGCCTTTGCCACCCTCACTGTTGCCATCCTGCTCATCATGGAGGGGCTGTCAGCCTTCCTGCATGCCCTGCGTCTGCACtg